The DNA sequence GCCTGCTTGGAAACAAGCTCAATAGAGTGGAAACAATTGTTCAGGAAGTTAGCAAATTTAAACAACTTAAAGGACTCTGGCTGAACAATAACCCGGTTCTAGAAAAAGGGTAAGTTTTTGTATATTGTAAACATTGCTTCTAACCGCATACACCCTTTTCATGTGGTCACCTTTTATTTCTAAAGAGAAATAAATTACTTTGCTTTCTCAGTGATAGTGAACTTCTGGATGCACTTCTTAAGGAGTTGCCAGAACTGGAAATTTATAATTCAACTTTCACAAGCAATTTTGGGGAATGGGCCTTGGGGTTCTGTGCAGGGATATATGAAAAGGATAACCCAGGAAATGTTGATCAGGCTAGTACTCCGTTGCAGAGTGTGTCAACTCTTGATCTTTCAAATAGAAATATTCACAGTTTAATCAACAAGGTTAGGCTGTTCTTATgcttcttttttatatattctataattttttaaaatatcttccCGTTATTTCTCAAAAGGGCTAGTAGAAGACTTGAACGTGTCACTAAAATATggtaaacaaaataaaatcaataaaagTCAACATGCATGTCATACGTAATCATTATTCCAGAAGTCCTTTTGTGAACTTCATCTGACTTAAAATTATGTTATGGTTTCGCCTTTTGGTTAGGCATTTACACCCAATTGTTTGCCATCTCTTTCATGCCTGAATATTCGTGGAAATCCATTGGAGCAAAACTCAATTGGTGGCTTATTAGATCTATTAAGGACATTCCCTTCATTGTGTTCTTTGGAGGTACTTTATATTTATGCTATCACCTTTTCCTTTTTAATCCTCAAGCTTCCTTTTTTATATACTTTAATCTATCTTTATTGCCATATTATGGTCACCGATGTTTTGGCCTTTTGGAATTTGACCAATTTTTAGGTGGATATTCCTGGTCCACTTGGAGGAAGTGCCGTTGAAATCCTGGAATCACTTCCTAACATTTCCCAGCTAAATGGCATCAGTGCATCAAAAATATGGGAAACTGGAAAGCATGTTATAGATTCAGTGCTTCTTCCTCGTCTTCCGGAGTGGACTGCTGATGACCCTCTTGCTGATCGTATTGTAAATGCCATGTGGCAATATCTAATGACATATAGACTTGCtaatgaagaaaaattagaTGAGACTTCTGTTTGGTACGACctatgttttgatttatatgttgatatttTGCTGTTCAAATGGTTGGATTTAGTGTTTCTTGAAtattgaatgattagttcactcTCCCAATGATACACAAATTATGATTGGAAgagagactgagagacagaaACTAAATTAAGTCTCTGTATTGTGTTTGGTGTAAAATGTGCAAGACTGAGTTATGTTTCAGTATTATATTTGGTTTAAAATAAATATGGAGATTGAGAAGTAGATTTGGAATTGGAAAAGTTAGATGAGAGTATTTTTGGAaagaaatgttattaaagttttagTTCTTATCTCTAGAAATTTTAGTCCCATGTGTTCCCATTTTCTGAAGGTACTaaaggtagcgtttgttttgaggtactgagacagagactgggagactgagactcagtatcatgtttgttggtttagagactagtACTAAATTTTCTGTCTTTATCCCCAAAATTTCATTATCTCaatacctccaaaaagtagggacacaagggactaaaatttttagagatggagactgaaattttaataacattttatacctaaaataccctcatttcaattattaattccaattttaccctttgtgcaaattaaataagagtttcattcttttttcaatttttgtctcccactttgcaccaaacagaatactgagatttatttTAATCTCTGTCTCTCAATCTCAGTCTTTCCGTCTCTATCTCTCTACCAAATGCTACCAAAGGGACTAAAATTGTGTCTCAGTACTGAAATTTTAGTTCCAGTCTTTGATCACCAAACACAACACTCAGTCCCAATCCCTTAGTCTCCCCAGTCTCTGgaaacaaacgcagcctaaaATTACTGACCCTTGTTTTGAGTCCTTCTTAGGTATGTGATGGATGAACTGGGTTCGGCTTTGCGGCATAGTGATGAACCAAATTTCAGAGTGGCACCTTTTCTTTTCATGCCTGATGGTACTTTGGCATCAGCTGTGAGGTTAGCCTtgatatttttcaatttcaaatttgtGATTTAGTGGTAGAAGCCATTATTTTGATGTTCTATGATGGCTTACTATATAATTATACTTTATATAGTGTATAACatctttttattgaaatttcaTGATAAAAGTTTATCTCCCCAGTTCTTGCTCACTCAGTCATTTATGTGTTCTGATTTCATTACTAGTATATCTCATGTAAGAGATTTCTATATATGAAAATGCTATTATCCTCCTTTTTTATGAACTACTTGTAGTTTGTAATAGGTTAAAAGTTGTCATTATACAAGTTGTAACTTTACCATTTGCCCAGCTTTTCTATTCTGTGGCCAACACAGAACGTTATAAAAGGTGATGAATGCACTCGTGATTTTCTACTTGGTATTGGGGAGGATAGACAACGTTCTGCCAGACTTACTGCCTGGTTCCACACACCAGAGAACTATTTTGTCCAAGTATTTCTTCTATTGCTAAAATAGATTATGATTTTATATATGGTAAAAAATCTATCAGTGGTTTGAAGCTAATCAATTTCACACTTTCAGGAGTATGAGAAGCACAATCAGAAATTGCAATCCAGAAGCTTAACATTACCCAAGGTGCAGTCTTCTGAGACTAGAAGCATTCGTCATCATAATGGGCGTGCTTTACGTGTCTACACAGATATACCGCACGTGGAGGAAAACTTGACACATCCTGATTTTGTAATCAGTAAGTTTAATGCTTGTACTTAATtctgttcttagttcataattaataactaattatttgtcaaaaaaattaataactaattaatagaTAATCGTACAAGTACTGAATATATTTCACATGGAGTCTAAATTGAAATTTTCTTGTGTTTCTTGACTTGAACCTTTCCTCTATTAGAGGAGAATGCTGACttttggttttgaaaaggttcacctcaGTTTGATTCAATGGTTTCACTCATGTAAATATGCTTTGTGGAACTGGACCTCACTTTCTCTAATGTTTTGGCCTACAGCAAAGGAACCAAAAGATGCAGATATAATATGGACAAGTGAGCAGGTAGATgaagagatgaagaaagctACAGGAATAACAGATCATCAATACATCAACCAATTTCCATTTGAGGCATGTCTTGTAATGAAACATCATTTGGCAGAGACAATTCAGAAGGTGACAATAGTTAAATCCTTGTGGCGATTCTGATGAGATTTTTCTGGAATGTGTACTATACTTATGCTTCCTTGGATGCATAATTACTTTATCTTTGCTTGATAATAAATCCTTTCTCTTTTTGGGGTGGGGATACTTGCCTCAGGCACATGGATCTCCTCAATGGCTGCAGCCTACTTATAACCTTGAAACACATCTGTCTCAACTTATTGGTGACTATCACGTACGCAAAAGAAAAGGACTAGACAACCTTTGGATCTTAAAACCTTGGAACATGGCCCGAACTATTGATACAACTGTAACTGATAACTTACCTTCGATTATCCGGCTCATGGAAACAGGTCCAAAGATTTGCCAGAAGTATATTGAAGAACCTGCTTTGTTCCAGGGGAAAAAGTTTGATCTCCGTTACATCGTATTGGTCCGGAGCATGAATCCTTTGGAGATATTCCTGTCAGATTGTTTCTGGGTATGTCAGTGCTTTTTTTAGGTTCCAACTAAAACGTACTATGGAATTTAAAGAACTTGTTTTCAACTTCTCTCTGTTTTATTTGCTCTCAATGATTCTAATGGCAATGGATTTTATCTTGTGATTTCAGGTTAGGATAGCCAATAATAAATATTCTCTGGACAGAAGTAGTTTTTTTGAGTATGAAACTCACTTCACCGTTATGGTATGTCTCAAGTGCTATTTTCTTCAGTCACTAGATCTTCAGTCATTGCCCTCCTTTACTCGAGAAGTTTTAACATTCTCACTACGTGCTATACGGATTTCAGAATTATCGTGGAAGAATAAATTTCAAGAATACTAAAGATTTTGTGAGGGAATTTGAGGAAGAGCATCAAGGTAATTGAGAAAACTGCCGGATTCTGGACTTAATGATCAAACTTTTTTGAAGTTTGAATATGAATAGTTCTTTGACACACCTCTGTACCCTTTTTTTCCTTCAGTTAAATGGTCAGATATACATACTCGAGTAAGAAACATGATTCTATCTGTATTCGAGTCGGCTGCTGTTGTACATCCAGAGATGCATAGTACAAAATCAAGGGCCATTTATGGTGTAGATGTCATGTTGGACAGATATTTCCAACCAAAGATACTTGAGGTTTGTAACTGAAAACTATGGTAAACTAAAATTCCAAGGAGGCTAGGAGTTTCATATTTCATAGTTCATACGCTCCTCAGGATGCATTCCCCCGCAATTATGGaattatatgtaaaataatggtatttttctttttatgcaGGTGACATACTGTCCGGACTGTACTCGAGCATGCAAATACGACATGGAGATTGTGGTAGGAGACGGAGGTGTTGCCAAGGGGTGTGATTTTTTCAACAATGTGTTTAGGTGTCTCTTTTTGAATGAGATTTCACAGGTTAGCCCGTTGTATTACAAGCATAATTAGGAACGAAGGATTTTAATTATAGCCGCATGGGTCAGTTTCTTGGATTTCGGTGTTTGTGTAGTCAAGGATTGTTGCACAAGCTAAAATACGGTTTCAACGAGCTTGTGTAATCGAGGATTGTCATGTGTGTTGTAGTTAGCTGGTGTGGTTGTTGCACCGAGAACATCCAAGCGTTTGTGTTGTCAAGGATTGGCAGGTATGGTGGTCGCAAGTCGCAATGAGGATATCCAAGGGAATGTTTCGTTGAGGATTGCTGTGCGTtcctttgaaaattaatttgactTTTTTTAAACAATCCCACTAGGTAATCGACCGGAGTCTAGCCAACAAGTGTTTTTAAATTGCACTCCTGCTCCGTATCCGAATAACTCGCACTCAACGACATATCTCGGAATCAACTTTCAAATATTCAAAACCCCACCTAATAAAATAATCGTTTCTAGAACCTCTATAGCGCTCACACATATCTTGGCTACTACGCACGAAGGTCGAGCATCACTAAGTTGATTGCGCAAATCTCGGCCATGGCATAAGTAGGGTCGGTTATAGCCATGCAACGATAAATAGACGACAATCATAGCTGTAGAGGCAGATCGAATAACACCACTTTCAAGAGATAGCTTTATAAAATATTCTTCTATATTAAAGAACTAATTGAACATCGAAGTCTTTTTTTAAGGTCTGGTGCACGGGTCAAAACTTTGAGAAGCTATACCAAGATCTTGAAGTTGAAGGCCTTCCTGGCGTTGTCGAGTTATACCTCGGAGAAAGGATGGGACTGATTTAGACATAACCTCACATCTTGCTTGTAGGTTCAATCTCAAGTGTCGACGAGTTTGTTGATCTCTTTGTGAACAACTTCGCAGCATCCAAAATTTATGTGTGAGACTCGGACTACCTTAGCACGATTAAGCAAGGACGACATGAAAGCTTAAAGGACTATATGACTAGGTTTGCAACAGCGGCCATGAAAATCCTAGACCTCAATCTAGAAGTTCACTTGCATGCTCTAAAAAGTATGCTTCGTCCTGTAAAATTCCAAGAAGCAATAGCAATAGCAAAACCAAAAACACTGGACGAATTCCGAGATAAGGCAACAGGTCAAATTGAGATTGAAGAATTAAGATATgccaagaggatggagaaaccATTACCTCGCAGGGACGATGACAAGCAAAGCAAGTCAAGCAATACCCGAGACAGAAAGAAATTGTTCAAGTTGACACCAAAATTTGACTCCTATACACAATTCAACACAAAGTGGGAAGACATAACAAAGGAAATCTTGCACGCCAAAATCATCAAACCTCCCAGCAGAGCCGAAACGTAGCAAGATCAAAACTATGTGGACAAAAGTAAACATTGTGCATTTCATCAAAAGTTTGGACATACGATCGACGAGTGTGTGGTAGCAAGGGATCTTTTGGAACGATTGGCACGACAGAGATTATTAGATAAGTATGTCAATGGACGAATACAGAGGGACACGGTGAGCCTCCCGACATCCGAGGATCACTCGAACTCAGCAACGACTGCAAAAAACAATGCAAGGTGGTTCAATCCAAATCCTCCTCCGCCGATAAGAAAAGTCATAAACTACATCTCGGGGGGATTTGCATGCGGAGGAATCACAAGTTCGGCAAGGAAGAGAAGCAACAGGACCATGCTAACCCTCACAGGAGAAGAAGTAGGACCTCACGACCCAGCCCACTCCGTACCGAATATCACTTCCAATGATTCCGATTTTCGATCCAAAAGCCAGAACCTAGACGACCTCGTGGTAATATCTATGACTATAGGAGAGGCCACAGTTTGGAAAGTGCTGATGGATCCTGGAAGCAAAGCCGACATGTTATTCTCGTCAACTTTTCAGAAAATGCAACTAAACAAGAACACTATGTAGCCTCATCTGGAGAATTAGTCGGCTTCTCTGGGGAAAGAGTCCCAATAGCATGTTATGTATGGTTAAGGTTGAGGACAACTTTGGGGGAATATCCCCATTCGAAAATCCTAGATATCCAATATCTATTAGTTGATTGTGTCATCCTTTATAACATTATATTAGGGTGACCATCTTTAAACTCTTTCGGTGCTATTGTTTCTATCATTCATCAATGTGTTAAGTTCCATGTGTAAGGAAATGTCGTTGCAACAGTACATTCCGACCGCAAGGAAGTAAGACAATATTATAATGCAGGATTAAAGGCCTCGCAATCAACCCCGGATCCAATCCAGCATATCAACTTGGTATACAACCCCGACCAACACCTACTGACGAACCTCGCGAGGTAAACCTAACTGACAAAGAGTCACAATGTACTAACATTAGTTATGCTCTGTCTGTAGGTGAAACGAAAAAGACTTATTGCTCTCTCCGAGCAAACGCCGACCTGTTTGTATGGACTCCTGCGGACATGCCTGGGATAGATCCAAATGTCATGCGTCATAGGCTTGCCCTAGATCCAAAGGCAAGACCAATACGCCAGAAGAAGCGTAACCTCGGAAATGAAAGAAACAAAGCAGCAATACAAGAAACTCACAAGCTACTAAGTGTCGATTTTATCAGAGAAATTCGGTTCACATCATGGTTGGTAAATGTGGTTATGGTGAAAAAGAACTCGGGCAAGTGGCGAATGTGTGTAGACTTCACCAATGTGAATGATAAACcctatttttagggtttatcttgtgcttaatttaggaaATTTCAccaacttttctcacatttattcaatgaaatagcatggtttcgtgactttctcctaatttgtgcttacatgtgaaaacatgctttttaggcttttaatttgctaattttaattcacctttaATTCCACTAGAtgtcttgatgtgtttgttagtgaattcaggttgaaaaggctaggaatggatcaaaggagtgaagagaaaagcatgcaaagtggagaattcatagaaaatcaaggatttggagtgcatatattgacgcgcacgcgtgacagACACGCACGCGTGGAGATGAGATCGccaggcgacgcgtacgcatgacgtgacgcgtacgcgtgagaaTTAAAATGCCaagcgacgcgtatgcgtgacccaTGCGTATGCATCACAGCTCGCatgtgacctcattaaagtgaaaatattgggggcgatttctgagcttcccaggcccaaatccaactgaTTCCAGAgactatttcatgcagaattcaagaTGGGTCAAGGGGAGAGCAATTAGTTGAGTTTTCCACCAtgctttagttagtttctagagagagaagctctctcttttCTCTAAAATTATGTTAGGATTAGGTCAAATtgcatcttagatctaggtttaaattctttttctcatCTAATTTCCTTATGATTTTTTGTTCTTATACCTTTGTTCTTCTtagttctcttgttaatttttcttcttatgcctcttttatgtttatgaactaTTGTTGGATTTGGCtttcctttaatgcaatttcatgttggatgttcttttattgttaatttgagttgttattattgttcccttgcaattggtagttgttagattttatctttccttgccatttattatgcttttcttttataccttccaagtgtttgataaaatgcttggagGAATGTTGGAGTAGATTTTCtattcttggcttgggatggtaacttgggtgaccttgagttgctaatgtccaagtggTTGATAATTGATGTCCATTGACACTAGCTTTCACTAAGTCAATTAGTGAgtggctaggacttatggattgggATTGATaaagctcatttgactttccttcacttgttagaggatgacttaatgggattgatccttgcaattatcatgttgtggttagtaacaaggatagagatccttaaccatcaacccttgccaagacctttttatcatttgagtttcctttactttcttgtcatttatatttcttgtctctTATTCAAAAACCCCCCAAAAGATACAATCCGtaaccaataattgagcacactttcctgcaatttcttgagagacgacccaagatttaaatacttcagttatttttattagggtttgtacttgtgacaaacaaattaaatcttgattgaggattgtttgttggtttagaattaTACTTGTAACGAGATTTCATTgagaaattctttaccgacatAAATCCTACATTAGTGAACAAAGCTTGTTCGAAGGACTCTTAACCATTGCCGAGCATAGATAAATTGGTTGATAACACATCCGAATTCAAAGTGCTCAGTTTTATGGACGTGTATTCAGGCTATAATCAAATCATAATGCACTTTGAAGACCAGGACAAAACAACATTCAAAACAGATCATGGCAATTTTTGCTACAAAGTCATGCCCTTTGGCCTCAAAAATGCAGGAGTAatatatcaaaggttgatgGACAAATTTTTTCGAAACCAAATCGGACGAAACATGGAGATATATGTTGATGGCATGGTTGTCAAGTCAAAAAATGAATGGGATCATTACTCCAACCTTGAAGAAGTTCTCGGCCAGCTAAGGTAGTACAACATGAGATTGACCCTGAAAAGTGCGCCTTTGGATTTCAAGAGGGCAAATTCCTCGGCTTCATGTTAACTTATAGGGGGCTAGAAGCGAATTCGGAGAAACATCGAGCGATGATTGAAATGAAGTCGCCGAGCACCATAAAAGAAGTACAACAATTAACCGGACGACTGGCAGCTTTATCACGTTTCTTACCAGTGGCAGCAGCGAAGTCATGTAATTTCTTTAATAATCTACGAAAAAGTAATAGCTTCACATGGACAGATGCCTGCGAATAAGAATTTTCCAACTTCAAAGGCATTCTCACCTCCCACCCATACTACACAAACCCACGCATGGTAATCCACTTTACTTATACCTTTCAGTTTCTACATATGCTACTAGCTCTACCCTTGTAACAGAAACAGGAATGGAGCAGCATCCGGTCTATTTTATCAGCAAAGTATTGCAGGACGTAGAAACTCGATACCAACTATAGAGAAACTACTGTTCGCCCTGATCATCACATCACGACGTCTCTGTCATTAGTCCCAGAGCCATGAGATTATAGTTCGGACAAATTAACCGCTATGCCAAATACTAACACGGCCAGACTTGGCAGGTCGACTTATCAAATGGTCAATAAAATTATCCAAGTATGACATCTCGTATCAAACAAGAGGAGCACTCAAGTCTCAAATGTTAACCGACTTCATTGCTGAATTCACCACAACCGACGAAGTTTTTTCCGTATGGAAGTTATATTCGACGAGGCTTCCAATGAAGACGGATGTGGAGCTAGAATTATTCTTAAAGATAATACGGGGGTATGTGTCGAGCAGTCCATCATGTTCCTGTTCAAAACAAGCAATAACCAATTCGAGTATGAAGCCCTTTTAGCCGGTTTATGTTTGGCCAGAGACACAAACATTCAGTACCTTAAGGTCTACTGTGATTCATTACTAGTCATCTAACAAGTAAACGACAACTTCTAGGTAAGAGATCCccttttagaaaaatatttaaacatCGTTAAAAGCTTAATTCAAACTTTCCAATATTTTGAGATCACTCATATACATCGGGAAGCCAATAATAGGCAGATATTTTATCCAAAATAGCTACCTCTAAGACCATAGACACAACGCCGGCTTTATCACAACTGACATTTGGTGAATCGAGCATATGTAGTATCCATTTTTTTCCTTGTCACACACATCAGATTGGAGGACACCTTACGTGGATTACTTGAAAACAGGAAAGATCTCAGCGTCGAAAGAAACCCAAAGTTGTTCAAGAAAAAGGCGAGCCATTTTACCTTAATTAGAGACAACATATACAAAAGAGGATTCTCCATAGCACTATTAAAATGTCTCGAAACCGAGGAATCCAACCTTGCAACGGCAGAGGCACACAAAGAGATCTGTGGAACACACATCGGGGGACGCAGTCTAGCTTCAAAACTCCTAGCTTCAAAACTCCTATGTGCAGGCTATTTTTGGCCCTCATTCAAAAGCGACTACATGAAAAAAGTACAACACTGTGACAATTGCCAGAAATGCGCACGCACCAACAATTCACACTCCCGCCGAGCTGTGGCATACATCCGAGGTAGGATGGCCTTTTCACAGGTGGGGCTCGACATTGTCGGACCTTTTTCGGCATCCAGAGGTTAGGTAAAATTTTTACTAGCTGACATTGATTACTTTACAAAATGGATAGAGGCACAACTGCTAGCCAAAATAACCTCGGATAAGGTACGATGTTTCATATGGAAATTAATCATATGTAGATACGGGTTGCCACATGATATTGTCATTGATAATGGTAGACAATTTACTGATAAGAACATAGAATCTTTCCTAACCAATCTCAATATTAAACATCATTTCTCCTCTGTTAAGCACCCACAAACTAATAAGCTCACTGAGATtgttaacaaaattattttgcAGGCACTACGGAAAAAGCTAACA is a window from the Arachis stenosperma cultivar V10309 chromosome 3, arast.V10309.gnm1.PFL2, whole genome shotgun sequence genome containing:
- the LOC130969331 gene encoding uncharacterized protein LOC130969331 → MVTIAAANATKRIETYEEFSKVHAILLAASGLPESLHRRLFQKLSAECFDGGNYFQIEPCEEGRQRLLVLTAESMAKHSDVFLVDHAWTFRLTDAYKQLHEVPGLAERMGALMCVDINLNAEGEDDGALSDTRGSVTEVLESEVREAKEKSDGKLRWLELEGLDINDEMLLSLELPTRFPDLVALSLLGNKLNRVETIVQEVSKFKQLKGLWLNNNPVLEKGDSELLDALLKELPELEIYNSTFTSNFGEWALGFCAGIYEKDNPGNVDQASTPLQSVSTLDLSNRNIHSLINKAFTPNCLPSLSCLNIRGNPLEQNSIGGLLDLLRTFPSLCSLEVDIPGPLGGSAVEILESLPNISQLNGISASKIWETGKHVIDSVLLPRLPEWTADDPLADRIVNAMWQYLMTYRLANEEKLDETSVWYVMDELGSALRHSDEPNFRVAPFLFMPDGTLASAVSFSILWPTQNVIKGDECTRDFLLGIGEDRQRSARLTAWFHTPENYFVQEYEKHNQKLQSRSLTLPKVQSSETRSIRHHNGRALRVYTDIPHVEENLTHPDFVITKEPKDADIIWTSEQVDEEMKKATGITDHQYINQFPFEACLVMKHHLAETIQKAHGSPQWLQPTYNLETHLSQLIGDYHVRKRKGLDNLWILKPWNMARTIDTTVTDNLPSIIRLMETGPKICQKYIEEPALFQGKKFDLRYIVLVRSMNPLEIFLSDCFWVRIANNKYSLDRSSFFEYETHFTVMNYRGRINFKNTKDFVREFEEEHQVKWSDIHTRVRNMILSVFESAAVVHPEMHSTKSRAIYGVDVMLDRYFQPKILEVTYCPDCTRACKYDMEIVVGDGGVAKGCDFFNNVFRCLFLNEISQVSPLYYKHN